In Denticeps clupeoides chromosome 1, fDenClu1.1, whole genome shotgun sequence, a single window of DNA contains:
- the m1ap gene encoding meiosis 1 arrest protein isoform X7: MIFVLEMFSSGITYCTIFTLFLCLISFNLNASRLHISLFFYICFVYSVGVQLCICSMVARPCGVLHFKCHYVSDRTMNSRNRLWPSPGHICQPGSFLHQPPRVLIVDASPPCWSEIGFLLCDALDNFLTLASCLDGPIRLPLLSVYAVNLQLECLLPFVQVKGNLLRLSSCVEELRSLPMEGCTHPRGEMLTQAVLDSLQQFKQYMQHTSSRESSSTVEVTVFTSKPGQAVVRQLEEGLKNSDLGSLRRLLVVQISIHRSLSEGEPTWSPDTPSPEALGDTEENLMLGVEVDLQVIDSSVVAVESVLKAWLHDQAGDREHLYLLLPPLLGANESSSSNSKNNNVCLKCDIQERLLSPALVSGPPGIGAKTESVQDFLPPSKSQNPQPLRLRVIKSLQAEGVCESVLYGLPLLIRPTVSWQLDWDDIESNQQLFQALCHTLRARQWFLLARSEASSFPGPAISSHYVLQPSATLPILLLKPVVTRELLLPSSMSDFSQDPSLSTLMTVEVVNSFIA; this comes from the exons ATGATCTTTGTGCTAGAAATGTTCTCCTCTGGCATCACTTATTGCACTATTTTTACGTTATTCCTGTGCTTAATCAG ctttaaCCTCAACGCAAGTAGGCTACACATTTCACTATTTTTCTACATTTGTTTCGTATACTCTGTTGGAGTACAGCTTTGTATTTGTTCAATGGTGGCTAGGCCTTGTGGAGTtcttcatttcaaatgtcattATGTGTCTGACAGAACTATGAATAGCAGAAACAGACTGTGGCCTTCACCTGGTCACATCTGCCAGCCAGGTTCTTTCCTTCACCAACCTCCTCGGGTGCTGATCGTGGACGCGTCGCCACCCTGCTGGTCAGAGATTGGCTTCCTCTTGTGCGATGCGCTGGACAATTTCCTGACTCTGGCCAGCTGCCTGGACGGCCCCATTCGCCTGCCTCTGCTCAGTGTCTATGCTGTTAACCTCCAGTTGGAATGTCTGCTACCCTtcgtg CAAGTCAAGGGGAACTTGCTGCGCCTCAGCTCCTGTGTGGAGGAGCTGCGCTCATTGCCCATGGAGGGATGTACTCACCCCCGGGGGGAGATGCTCACCCAGGCCGTGCTGGACAGTCTGCAGCAGTTTAAGCAGTACATGCAGCACACCTCGTCTAGGGAAAGCAGCAGCACAGTAGAG GTGACCGTATTCACCAGTAAGCCAGGCCAGGCAGTGGTGAGGCAGCTGGAAGAAGGACTAAAGAACTCAGACCTAGGAAGTCTGCGGCGTTTGCTGGTAGTCCAAATTTCCATCCATCGGAGCTTGTCAGAAGGAGAGCCCACCTGGAGCCCTGACACACCTTCCCCGGAAGCACTGGGTGACACTGAGG AAAATCTAATGCTGGGTGTAGAGGTGGATCTGCAGGTTATAGACAGCAGTGTTGTTGCCGTGGAGAGTGTTCTGAAAGCGTGGCTACATGACCAGGCGGGAGATCGAGAACACCTTTACCTTCTTTTACCCCCATTGCTGGGGGCCAATGAGTCTTCCTCTTCAAACAGCAAGAACAACAATG TTTGTCTGAAGTGTGATATACAGGAAAGACTTTTGAGTCCCGCCCTTGTGTCTGGGCCACCAGGAATTGGGGCAAAAACTGAGAGCGTGCAAGACTTCCTGCCTCCTAGCAAGTCTCAGAATCCCCAACCACTGAGACTCAGAGTTATCAA GAGCCTGCAGGCAGAGGGAGTGTGTGAGTCAGTGTTGTACGGGCTGCCTCTGCTCATCAGACCTACTGTAAGCTGGCAgctggactgggacgacatTGAGAGCAACCAGCAGCTCTTCCAAGCCCTCTGCCACACTCTCAGG GCACGCCAGTGGTTCCTGCTGGCTCGCTCAGAGGCTTCGTCGTTCCCAGGCCCTGCGATATCATCTCACTACGTCCTCCAGCCCTCCGCCACCCTTCCCATCCTTTTGCTCAAGCCAGTGGTCACCCGGGAGCTGTTGCTGCCCTCCAGCATGTCTGACTTCAGTCAAGACCCTTCACTCAGCACCCTCATGACTGTGGAG gTTGTTAACAGTTTCATAGCGTAG
- the m1ap gene encoding meiosis 1 arrest protein isoform X6, producing MIFVLEMFSSGITYCTIFTLFLCLISFNLNASRLHISLFFYICFVYSVGVQLCICSMVARPCGVLHFKCHYVSDRTMNSRNRLWPSPGHICQPGSFLHQPPRVLIVDASPPCWSEIGFLLCDALDNFLTLASCLDGPIRLPLLSVYAVNLQLECLLPFVQVKGNLLRLSSCVEELRSLPMEGCTHPRGEMLTQAVLDSLQQFKQYMQHTSSRESSSTVEVTVFTSKPGQAVVRQLEEGLKNSDLGSLRRLLVVQISIHRSLSEGEPTWSPDTPSPEALGDTEENLMLGVEVDLQVIDSSVVAVESVLKAWLHDQAGDREHLYLLLPPLLGANESSSSNSKNNNVCLKCDIQERLLSPALVSGPPGIGAKTESVQDFLPPSKSQNPQPLRLRVIKSLQAEGVCESVLYGLPLLIRPTVSWQLDWDDIESNQQLFQALCHTLRARQWFLLARSEASSFPGPAISSHYVLQPSATLPILLLKPVVTRELLLPSSMSDFSQDPSLSTLMTVERLGTQACPGPT from the exons ATGATCTTTGTGCTAGAAATGTTCTCCTCTGGCATCACTTATTGCACTATTTTTACGTTATTCCTGTGCTTAATCAG ctttaaCCTCAACGCAAGTAGGCTACACATTTCACTATTTTTCTACATTTGTTTCGTATACTCTGTTGGAGTACAGCTTTGTATTTGTTCAATGGTGGCTAGGCCTTGTGGAGTtcttcatttcaaatgtcattATGTGTCTGACAGAACTATGAATAGCAGAAACAGACTGTGGCCTTCACCTGGTCACATCTGCCAGCCAGGTTCTTTCCTTCACCAACCTCCTCGGGTGCTGATCGTGGACGCGTCGCCACCCTGCTGGTCAGAGATTGGCTTCCTCTTGTGCGATGCGCTGGACAATTTCCTGACTCTGGCCAGCTGCCTGGACGGCCCCATTCGCCTGCCTCTGCTCAGTGTCTATGCTGTTAACCTCCAGTTGGAATGTCTGCTACCCTtcgtg CAAGTCAAGGGGAACTTGCTGCGCCTCAGCTCCTGTGTGGAGGAGCTGCGCTCATTGCCCATGGAGGGATGTACTCACCCCCGGGGGGAGATGCTCACCCAGGCCGTGCTGGACAGTCTGCAGCAGTTTAAGCAGTACATGCAGCACACCTCGTCTAGGGAAAGCAGCAGCACAGTAGAG GTGACCGTATTCACCAGTAAGCCAGGCCAGGCAGTGGTGAGGCAGCTGGAAGAAGGACTAAAGAACTCAGACCTAGGAAGTCTGCGGCGTTTGCTGGTAGTCCAAATTTCCATCCATCGGAGCTTGTCAGAAGGAGAGCCCACCTGGAGCCCTGACACACCTTCCCCGGAAGCACTGGGTGACACTGAGG AAAATCTAATGCTGGGTGTAGAGGTGGATCTGCAGGTTATAGACAGCAGTGTTGTTGCCGTGGAGAGTGTTCTGAAAGCGTGGCTACATGACCAGGCGGGAGATCGAGAACACCTTTACCTTCTTTTACCCCCATTGCTGGGGGCCAATGAGTCTTCCTCTTCAAACAGCAAGAACAACAATG TTTGTCTGAAGTGTGATATACAGGAAAGACTTTTGAGTCCCGCCCTTGTGTCTGGGCCACCAGGAATTGGGGCAAAAACTGAGAGCGTGCAAGACTTCCTGCCTCCTAGCAAGTCTCAGAATCCCCAACCACTGAGACTCAGAGTTATCAA GAGCCTGCAGGCAGAGGGAGTGTGTGAGTCAGTGTTGTACGGGCTGCCTCTGCTCATCAGACCTACTGTAAGCTGGCAgctggactgggacgacatTGAGAGCAACCAGCAGCTCTTCCAAGCCCTCTGCCACACTCTCAGG GCACGCCAGTGGTTCCTGCTGGCTCGCTCAGAGGCTTCGTCGTTCCCAGGCCCTGCGATATCATCTCACTACGTCCTCCAGCCCTCCGCCACCCTTCCCATCCTTTTGCTCAAGCCAGTGGTCACCCGGGAGCTGTTGCTGCCCTCCAGCATGTCTGACTTCAGTCAAGACCCTTCACTCAGCACCCTCATGACTGTGGAG AGGCTTGGGACTCAGGCCTGCCCTGGGCCAACGTAG
- the m1ap gene encoding meiosis 1 arrest protein isoform X2, with amino-acid sequence MIFVLEMFSSGITYCTIFTLFLCLISFNLNASRLHISLFFYICFVYSVGVQLCICSMVARPCGVLHFKCHYVSDRTMNSRNRLWPSPGHICQPGSFLHQPPRVLIVDASPPCWSEIGFLLCDALDNFLTLASCLDGPIRLPLLSVYAVNLQLECLLPFVQVKGNLLRLSSCVEELRSLPMEGCTHPRGEMLTQAVLDSLQQFKQYMQHTSSRESSSTVEVTVFTSKPGQAVVRQLEEGLKNSDLGSLRRLLVVQISIHRSLSEGEPTWSPDTPSPEALGDTEENLMLGVEVDLQVIDSSVVAVESVLKAWLHDQAGDREHLYLLLPPLLGANESSSSNSKNNNGIGAKTESVQDFLPPSKSQNPQPLRLRVIKSLQAEGVCESVLYGLPLLIRPTVSWQLDWDDIESNQQLFQALCHTLRARQWFLLARSEASSFPGPAISSHYVLQPSATLPILLLKPVVTRELLLPSSMSDFSQDPSLSTLMTVESLLMQLEEDPVFNPLCLVGNLYPYLRQRGLTPRFGHHYRGLGLRPALGQRRDPPWPTEGPMPRQPHGQQATGRAKATVAPLLTGPPSKVTRPALTLSCTAPCAPSLCREEGDELLMRL; translated from the exons ATGATCTTTGTGCTAGAAATGTTCTCCTCTGGCATCACTTATTGCACTATTTTTACGTTATTCCTGTGCTTAATCAG ctttaaCCTCAACGCAAGTAGGCTACACATTTCACTATTTTTCTACATTTGTTTCGTATACTCTGTTGGAGTACAGCTTTGTATTTGTTCAATGGTGGCTAGGCCTTGTGGAGTtcttcatttcaaatgtcattATGTGTCTGACAGAACTATGAATAGCAGAAACAGACTGTGGCCTTCACCTGGTCACATCTGCCAGCCAGGTTCTTTCCTTCACCAACCTCCTCGGGTGCTGATCGTGGACGCGTCGCCACCCTGCTGGTCAGAGATTGGCTTCCTCTTGTGCGATGCGCTGGACAATTTCCTGACTCTGGCCAGCTGCCTGGACGGCCCCATTCGCCTGCCTCTGCTCAGTGTCTATGCTGTTAACCTCCAGTTGGAATGTCTGCTACCCTtcgtg CAAGTCAAGGGGAACTTGCTGCGCCTCAGCTCCTGTGTGGAGGAGCTGCGCTCATTGCCCATGGAGGGATGTACTCACCCCCGGGGGGAGATGCTCACCCAGGCCGTGCTGGACAGTCTGCAGCAGTTTAAGCAGTACATGCAGCACACCTCGTCTAGGGAAAGCAGCAGCACAGTAGAG GTGACCGTATTCACCAGTAAGCCAGGCCAGGCAGTGGTGAGGCAGCTGGAAGAAGGACTAAAGAACTCAGACCTAGGAAGTCTGCGGCGTTTGCTGGTAGTCCAAATTTCCATCCATCGGAGCTTGTCAGAAGGAGAGCCCACCTGGAGCCCTGACACACCTTCCCCGGAAGCACTGGGTGACACTGAGG AAAATCTAATGCTGGGTGTAGAGGTGGATCTGCAGGTTATAGACAGCAGTGTTGTTGCCGTGGAGAGTGTTCTGAAAGCGTGGCTACATGACCAGGCGGGAGATCGAGAACACCTTTACCTTCTTTTACCCCCATTGCTGGGGGCCAATGAGTCTTCCTCTTCAAACAGCAAGAACAACAATG GAATTGGGGCAAAAACTGAGAGCGTGCAAGACTTCCTGCCTCCTAGCAAGTCTCAGAATCCCCAACCACTGAGACTCAGAGTTATCAA GAGCCTGCAGGCAGAGGGAGTGTGTGAGTCAGTGTTGTACGGGCTGCCTCTGCTCATCAGACCTACTGTAAGCTGGCAgctggactgggacgacatTGAGAGCAACCAGCAGCTCTTCCAAGCCCTCTGCCACACTCTCAGG GCACGCCAGTGGTTCCTGCTGGCTCGCTCAGAGGCTTCGTCGTTCCCAGGCCCTGCGATATCATCTCACTACGTCCTCCAGCCCTCCGCCACCCTTCCCATCCTTTTGCTCAAGCCAGTGGTCACCCGGGAGCTGTTGCTGCCCTCCAGCATGTCTGACTTCAGTCAAGACCCTTCACTCAGCACCCTCATGACTGTGGAG AGTTTACTgatgcagctggaggaggaccCAGTGTTTAACCCCCTCTGCCTTGTTGGCAACCTGTACCCATACCTGAGACAGCGAGGGCTCACCCCTCGATTCGGTCACCATTACAGAGGCTTGGGACTCAGGCCTGCCCTGGGCCAACGTAGAGACCCACCATGGCCAACAGAGGGCCCCATGCCACGGCAG CCTCATGGTCAGCAGGCCACTGGGCGAGCAAAGGCAACTGTGGCACCACTGCTGACAGGCCCTCCTTCAAAGGTTACACGCCCAGCTCTGACCCTGAGCTGCACTGCACCCTGTGCCCCCTCCCTCTGCCGTGAGGAGGGTGATGAACTGCTGATGAGACTATGA
- the m1ap gene encoding meiosis 1 arrest protein isoform X4 has product MIFVLEMFSSGITYCTIFTLFLCLISFNLNASRLHISLFFYICFVYSVGVQLCICSMVARPCGVLHFKCHYVSDRTMNSRNRLWPSPGHICQPGSFLHQPPRVLIVDASPPCWSEIGFLLCDALDNFLTLASCLDGPIRLPLLSVYAVNLQLECLLPFVQVKGNLLRLSSCVEELRSLPMEGCTHPRGEMLTQAVLDSLQQFKQYMQHTSSRESSSTVEVTVFTSKPGQAVVRQLEEGLKNSDLGSLRRLLVVQISIHRSLSEGEPTWSPDTPSPEALGDTEENLMLGVEVDLQVIDSSVVAVESVLKAWLHDQAGDREHLYLLLPPLLGANESSSSNSKNNNVCLKCDIQERLLSPALVSGPPGIGAKTESVQDFLPPSKSQNPQPLRLRVIKSLQAEGVCESVLYGLPLLIRPTVSWQLDWDDIESNQQLFQALCHTLRARQWFLLARSEASSFPGPAISSHYVLQPSATLPILLLKPVVTRELLLPSSMSDFSQDPSLSTLMTVEPHGQQATGRAKATVAPLLTGPPSKVTRPALTLSCTAPCAPSLCREEGDELLMRL; this is encoded by the exons ATGATCTTTGTGCTAGAAATGTTCTCCTCTGGCATCACTTATTGCACTATTTTTACGTTATTCCTGTGCTTAATCAG ctttaaCCTCAACGCAAGTAGGCTACACATTTCACTATTTTTCTACATTTGTTTCGTATACTCTGTTGGAGTACAGCTTTGTATTTGTTCAATGGTGGCTAGGCCTTGTGGAGTtcttcatttcaaatgtcattATGTGTCTGACAGAACTATGAATAGCAGAAACAGACTGTGGCCTTCACCTGGTCACATCTGCCAGCCAGGTTCTTTCCTTCACCAACCTCCTCGGGTGCTGATCGTGGACGCGTCGCCACCCTGCTGGTCAGAGATTGGCTTCCTCTTGTGCGATGCGCTGGACAATTTCCTGACTCTGGCCAGCTGCCTGGACGGCCCCATTCGCCTGCCTCTGCTCAGTGTCTATGCTGTTAACCTCCAGTTGGAATGTCTGCTACCCTtcgtg CAAGTCAAGGGGAACTTGCTGCGCCTCAGCTCCTGTGTGGAGGAGCTGCGCTCATTGCCCATGGAGGGATGTACTCACCCCCGGGGGGAGATGCTCACCCAGGCCGTGCTGGACAGTCTGCAGCAGTTTAAGCAGTACATGCAGCACACCTCGTCTAGGGAAAGCAGCAGCACAGTAGAG GTGACCGTATTCACCAGTAAGCCAGGCCAGGCAGTGGTGAGGCAGCTGGAAGAAGGACTAAAGAACTCAGACCTAGGAAGTCTGCGGCGTTTGCTGGTAGTCCAAATTTCCATCCATCGGAGCTTGTCAGAAGGAGAGCCCACCTGGAGCCCTGACACACCTTCCCCGGAAGCACTGGGTGACACTGAGG AAAATCTAATGCTGGGTGTAGAGGTGGATCTGCAGGTTATAGACAGCAGTGTTGTTGCCGTGGAGAGTGTTCTGAAAGCGTGGCTACATGACCAGGCGGGAGATCGAGAACACCTTTACCTTCTTTTACCCCCATTGCTGGGGGCCAATGAGTCTTCCTCTTCAAACAGCAAGAACAACAATG TTTGTCTGAAGTGTGATATACAGGAAAGACTTTTGAGTCCCGCCCTTGTGTCTGGGCCACCAGGAATTGGGGCAAAAACTGAGAGCGTGCAAGACTTCCTGCCTCCTAGCAAGTCTCAGAATCCCCAACCACTGAGACTCAGAGTTATCAA GAGCCTGCAGGCAGAGGGAGTGTGTGAGTCAGTGTTGTACGGGCTGCCTCTGCTCATCAGACCTACTGTAAGCTGGCAgctggactgggacgacatTGAGAGCAACCAGCAGCTCTTCCAAGCCCTCTGCCACACTCTCAGG GCACGCCAGTGGTTCCTGCTGGCTCGCTCAGAGGCTTCGTCGTTCCCAGGCCCTGCGATATCATCTCACTACGTCCTCCAGCCCTCCGCCACCCTTCCCATCCTTTTGCTCAAGCCAGTGGTCACCCGGGAGCTGTTGCTGCCCTCCAGCATGTCTGACTTCAGTCAAGACCCTTCACTCAGCACCCTCATGACTGTGGAG CCTCATGGTCAGCAGGCCACTGGGCGAGCAAAGGCAACTGTGGCACCACTGCTGACAGGCCCTCCTTCAAAGGTTACACGCCCAGCTCTGACCCTGAGCTGCACTGCACCCTGTGCCCCCTCCCTCTGCCGTGAGGAGGGTGATGAACTGCTGATGAGACTATGA
- the m1ap gene encoding meiosis 1 arrest protein isoform X1, producing MIFVLEMFSSGITYCTIFTLFLCLISFNLNASRLHISLFFYICFVYSVGVQLCICSMVARPCGVLHFKCHYVSDRTMNSRNRLWPSPGHICQPGSFLHQPPRVLIVDASPPCWSEIGFLLCDALDNFLTLASCLDGPIRLPLLSVYAVNLQLECLLPFVQVKGNLLRLSSCVEELRSLPMEGCTHPRGEMLTQAVLDSLQQFKQYMQHTSSRESSSTVEVTVFTSKPGQAVVRQLEEGLKNSDLGSLRRLLVVQISIHRSLSEGEPTWSPDTPSPEALGDTEENLMLGVEVDLQVIDSSVVAVESVLKAWLHDQAGDREHLYLLLPPLLGANESSSSNSKNNNVCLKCDIQERLLSPALVSGPPGIGAKTESVQDFLPPSKSQNPQPLRLRVIKSLQAEGVCESVLYGLPLLIRPTVSWQLDWDDIESNQQLFQALCHTLRARQWFLLARSEASSFPGPAISSHYVLQPSATLPILLLKPVVTRELLLPSSMSDFSQDPSLSTLMTVESLLMQLEEDPVFNPLCLVGNLYPYLRQRGLTPRFGHHYRGLGLRPALGQRRDPPWPTEGPMPRQPHGQQATGRAKATVAPLLTGPPSKVTRPALTLSCTAPCAPSLCREEGDELLMRL from the exons ATGATCTTTGTGCTAGAAATGTTCTCCTCTGGCATCACTTATTGCACTATTTTTACGTTATTCCTGTGCTTAATCAG ctttaaCCTCAACGCAAGTAGGCTACACATTTCACTATTTTTCTACATTTGTTTCGTATACTCTGTTGGAGTACAGCTTTGTATTTGTTCAATGGTGGCTAGGCCTTGTGGAGTtcttcatttcaaatgtcattATGTGTCTGACAGAACTATGAATAGCAGAAACAGACTGTGGCCTTCACCTGGTCACATCTGCCAGCCAGGTTCTTTCCTTCACCAACCTCCTCGGGTGCTGATCGTGGACGCGTCGCCACCCTGCTGGTCAGAGATTGGCTTCCTCTTGTGCGATGCGCTGGACAATTTCCTGACTCTGGCCAGCTGCCTGGACGGCCCCATTCGCCTGCCTCTGCTCAGTGTCTATGCTGTTAACCTCCAGTTGGAATGTCTGCTACCCTtcgtg CAAGTCAAGGGGAACTTGCTGCGCCTCAGCTCCTGTGTGGAGGAGCTGCGCTCATTGCCCATGGAGGGATGTACTCACCCCCGGGGGGAGATGCTCACCCAGGCCGTGCTGGACAGTCTGCAGCAGTTTAAGCAGTACATGCAGCACACCTCGTCTAGGGAAAGCAGCAGCACAGTAGAG GTGACCGTATTCACCAGTAAGCCAGGCCAGGCAGTGGTGAGGCAGCTGGAAGAAGGACTAAAGAACTCAGACCTAGGAAGTCTGCGGCGTTTGCTGGTAGTCCAAATTTCCATCCATCGGAGCTTGTCAGAAGGAGAGCCCACCTGGAGCCCTGACACACCTTCCCCGGAAGCACTGGGTGACACTGAGG AAAATCTAATGCTGGGTGTAGAGGTGGATCTGCAGGTTATAGACAGCAGTGTTGTTGCCGTGGAGAGTGTTCTGAAAGCGTGGCTACATGACCAGGCGGGAGATCGAGAACACCTTTACCTTCTTTTACCCCCATTGCTGGGGGCCAATGAGTCTTCCTCTTCAAACAGCAAGAACAACAATG TTTGTCTGAAGTGTGATATACAGGAAAGACTTTTGAGTCCCGCCCTTGTGTCTGGGCCACCAGGAATTGGGGCAAAAACTGAGAGCGTGCAAGACTTCCTGCCTCCTAGCAAGTCTCAGAATCCCCAACCACTGAGACTCAGAGTTATCAA GAGCCTGCAGGCAGAGGGAGTGTGTGAGTCAGTGTTGTACGGGCTGCCTCTGCTCATCAGACCTACTGTAAGCTGGCAgctggactgggacgacatTGAGAGCAACCAGCAGCTCTTCCAAGCCCTCTGCCACACTCTCAGG GCACGCCAGTGGTTCCTGCTGGCTCGCTCAGAGGCTTCGTCGTTCCCAGGCCCTGCGATATCATCTCACTACGTCCTCCAGCCCTCCGCCACCCTTCCCATCCTTTTGCTCAAGCCAGTGGTCACCCGGGAGCTGTTGCTGCCCTCCAGCATGTCTGACTTCAGTCAAGACCCTTCACTCAGCACCCTCATGACTGTGGAG AGTTTACTgatgcagctggaggaggaccCAGTGTTTAACCCCCTCTGCCTTGTTGGCAACCTGTACCCATACCTGAGACAGCGAGGGCTCACCCCTCGATTCGGTCACCATTACAGAGGCTTGGGACTCAGGCCTGCCCTGGGCCAACGTAGAGACCCACCATGGCCAACAGAGGGCCCCATGCCACGGCAG CCTCATGGTCAGCAGGCCACTGGGCGAGCAAAGGCAACTGTGGCACCACTGCTGACAGGCCCTCCTTCAAAGGTTACACGCCCAGCTCTGACCCTGAGCTGCACTGCACCCTGTGCCCCCTCCCTCTGCCGTGAGGAGGGTGATGAACTGCTGATGAGACTATGA
- the m1ap gene encoding meiosis 1 arrest protein isoform X3, protein MVARPCGVLHFKCHYVSDRTMNSRNRLWPSPGHICQPGSFLHQPPRVLIVDASPPCWSEIGFLLCDALDNFLTLASCLDGPIRLPLLSVYAVNLQLECLLPFVQVKGNLLRLSSCVEELRSLPMEGCTHPRGEMLTQAVLDSLQQFKQYMQHTSSRESSSTVEVTVFTSKPGQAVVRQLEEGLKNSDLGSLRRLLVVQISIHRSLSEGEPTWSPDTPSPEALGDTEENLMLGVEVDLQVIDSSVVAVESVLKAWLHDQAGDREHLYLLLPPLLGANESSSSNSKNNNVCLKCDIQERLLSPALVSGPPGIGAKTESVQDFLPPSKSQNPQPLRLRVIKSLQAEGVCESVLYGLPLLIRPTVSWQLDWDDIESNQQLFQALCHTLRARQWFLLARSEASSFPGPAISSHYVLQPSATLPILLLKPVVTRELLLPSSMSDFSQDPSLSTLMTVESLLMQLEEDPVFNPLCLVGNLYPYLRQRGLTPRFGHHYRGLGLRPALGQRRDPPWPTEGPMPRQPHGQQATGRAKATVAPLLTGPPSKVTRPALTLSCTAPCAPSLCREEGDELLMRL, encoded by the exons ATGGTGGCTAGGCCTTGTGGAGTtcttcatttcaaatgtcattATGTGTCTGACAGAACTATGAATAGCAGAAACAGACTGTGGCCTTCACCTGGTCACATCTGCCAGCCAGGTTCTTTCCTTCACCAACCTCCTCGGGTGCTGATCGTGGACGCGTCGCCACCCTGCTGGTCAGAGATTGGCTTCCTCTTGTGCGATGCGCTGGACAATTTCCTGACTCTGGCCAGCTGCCTGGACGGCCCCATTCGCCTGCCTCTGCTCAGTGTCTATGCTGTTAACCTCCAGTTGGAATGTCTGCTACCCTtcgtg CAAGTCAAGGGGAACTTGCTGCGCCTCAGCTCCTGTGTGGAGGAGCTGCGCTCATTGCCCATGGAGGGATGTACTCACCCCCGGGGGGAGATGCTCACCCAGGCCGTGCTGGACAGTCTGCAGCAGTTTAAGCAGTACATGCAGCACACCTCGTCTAGGGAAAGCAGCAGCACAGTAGAG GTGACCGTATTCACCAGTAAGCCAGGCCAGGCAGTGGTGAGGCAGCTGGAAGAAGGACTAAAGAACTCAGACCTAGGAAGTCTGCGGCGTTTGCTGGTAGTCCAAATTTCCATCCATCGGAGCTTGTCAGAAGGAGAGCCCACCTGGAGCCCTGACACACCTTCCCCGGAAGCACTGGGTGACACTGAGG AAAATCTAATGCTGGGTGTAGAGGTGGATCTGCAGGTTATAGACAGCAGTGTTGTTGCCGTGGAGAGTGTTCTGAAAGCGTGGCTACATGACCAGGCGGGAGATCGAGAACACCTTTACCTTCTTTTACCCCCATTGCTGGGGGCCAATGAGTCTTCCTCTTCAAACAGCAAGAACAACAATG TTTGTCTGAAGTGTGATATACAGGAAAGACTTTTGAGTCCCGCCCTTGTGTCTGGGCCACCAGGAATTGGGGCAAAAACTGAGAGCGTGCAAGACTTCCTGCCTCCTAGCAAGTCTCAGAATCCCCAACCACTGAGACTCAGAGTTATCAA GAGCCTGCAGGCAGAGGGAGTGTGTGAGTCAGTGTTGTACGGGCTGCCTCTGCTCATCAGACCTACTGTAAGCTGGCAgctggactgggacgacatTGAGAGCAACCAGCAGCTCTTCCAAGCCCTCTGCCACACTCTCAGG GCACGCCAGTGGTTCCTGCTGGCTCGCTCAGAGGCTTCGTCGTTCCCAGGCCCTGCGATATCATCTCACTACGTCCTCCAGCCCTCCGCCACCCTTCCCATCCTTTTGCTCAAGCCAGTGGTCACCCGGGAGCTGTTGCTGCCCTCCAGCATGTCTGACTTCAGTCAAGACCCTTCACTCAGCACCCTCATGACTGTGGAG AGTTTACTgatgcagctggaggaggaccCAGTGTTTAACCCCCTCTGCCTTGTTGGCAACCTGTACCCATACCTGAGACAGCGAGGGCTCACCCCTCGATTCGGTCACCATTACAGAGGCTTGGGACTCAGGCCTGCCCTGGGCCAACGTAGAGACCCACCATGGCCAACAGAGGGCCCCATGCCACGGCAG CCTCATGGTCAGCAGGCCACTGGGCGAGCAAAGGCAACTGTGGCACCACTGCTGACAGGCCCTCCTTCAAAGGTTACACGCCCAGCTCTGACCCTGAGCTGCACTGCACCCTGTGCCCCCTCCCTCTGCCGTGAGGAGGGTGATGAACTGCTGATGAGACTATGA